Proteins from one Diorhabda carinulata isolate Delta chromosome 10, icDioCari1.1, whole genome shotgun sequence genomic window:
- the LOC130899030 gene encoding biogenesis of lysosome-related organelles complex 1 subunit 4 isoform X2: MEYVEKTAKEYSKCCEIDLESKLKPINKSVDDMLARLEEFETMMSFVIQDRKDYNDILTSVPNYKEEFDILCNKIDSVEKLTKHIKSNLDELEKEIEKAELSLGCTEKTAKVTQIFTPLFKKNVDKKSTSQSTEFFKTEDYFN, translated from the exons ATGGAATATGTCGAAAAAACTGcgaaagaatattcaaaatgttgtgAAATAGATTTAGAATCAAAG ttaaaaccAATTAACAAATCTGTGGATGATATGTTGGCCAGATTAGAAGAATTTGAGACGATGATGTCTTTTGTTATACAGGATAGAAAAGATTATAATGACATTTTAACTTCCGTACCAAATTATAAAGAAGAATTTGATATACTATGTAATAAAATAGATTCTGTTGAAAAACTTACCAAACATATAAAGTCTAATTTAGACGAGctagaaaaagaaattgaaaaagctgAATTAAGCCTAGGATGTACTGAAAAAACTGCAAAAGTTACTCAAATATTCACACCATTATTT aaaaagaATGTCGATAAAAAGTCCACTAGTCAGAGTactgaatttttcaaaactgaagattattttaattga
- the LOC130899030 gene encoding biogenesis of lysosome-related organelles complex 1 subunit 4 isoform X1, with product MEYVEKTAKEYSKCCEIDLESKLKPINKSVDDMLARLEEFETMMSFVIQDRKDYNDILTSVPNYKEEFDILCNKIDSVEKLTKHIKSNLDELEKEIEKAELSLGCTEKTAKVTQIFTPLFVSFSTVEVSTFCIYSNYFFTEKECR from the exons ATGGAATATGTCGAAAAAACTGcgaaagaatattcaaaatgttgtgAAATAGATTTAGAATCAAAG ttaaaaccAATTAACAAATCTGTGGATGATATGTTGGCCAGATTAGAAGAATTTGAGACGATGATGTCTTTTGTTATACAGGATAGAAAAGATTATAATGACATTTTAACTTCCGTACCAAATTATAAAGAAGAATTTGATATACTATGTAATAAAATAGATTCTGTTGAAAAACTTACCAAACATATAAAGTCTAATTTAGACGAGctagaaaaagaaattgaaaaagctgAATTAAGCCTAGGATGTACTGAAAAAACTGCAAAAGTTACTCAAATATTCACACCATTATTTGTAAGTTTCAGTACTGTGGAAGTAAGTACTTTttgtatatattcaaattatttttttacagaaaaagaATGTCGATAA
- the LOC130899030 gene encoding biogenesis of lysosome-related organelles complex 1 subunit 4 isoform X3, with protein sequence MEYVEKTAKEYSKCCEIDLESKLKPINKSVDDMLARLEEFETMMSFVIQDRKDYNDILTSVPNYKEEFDILCNKIDSVEKLTKHIKSNLDELEKEIEKAELSLGCTEKTAKVTQIFTPLFVSFSTVE encoded by the exons ATGGAATATGTCGAAAAAACTGcgaaagaatattcaaaatgttgtgAAATAGATTTAGAATCAAAG ttaaaaccAATTAACAAATCTGTGGATGATATGTTGGCCAGATTAGAAGAATTTGAGACGATGATGTCTTTTGTTATACAGGATAGAAAAGATTATAATGACATTTTAACTTCCGTACCAAATTATAAAGAAGAATTTGATATACTATGTAATAAAATAGATTCTGTTGAAAAACTTACCAAACATATAAAGTCTAATTTAGACGAGctagaaaaagaaattgaaaaagctgAATTAAGCCTAGGATGTACTGAAAAAACTGCAAAAGTTACTCAAATATTCACACCATTATTTGTAAGTTTCAGTACTGTGGAA TAA
- the LOC130899031 gene encoding prefoldin subunit 6, which yields MSEEIQKKLQNELDNFKKTQKELQKTIQTRQQLDGQLNENDVVKQELDRLPSDGKVYKSVGPVLIKTDLVEAKQNVSKRMDYISKEIKRIDELISALDKKHDTQREALQKLQHQFQQAQVKAALHA from the exons ATGAGTGaggaaattcaaaaaaagttgcAAAACGAATTAGATAACttcaaaaaaactcaaaaag aATTGCAAAAAACAATCCAAACAAGACAGCAATTAGATGGCCAGTTAAACGAAAACGATGTAGTAAAACAAGAATTAGATCGACTCCCAAGCGATGGCAAAGTATATAAATCTGTAGGAccagttttaataaaaactgattTGGTGGAAGCCAAGCAAAATGTCAGCAAGAGAATGGATTACATAAGTAAAGAAATAAAACGAATCGACGAATTAATTAGCGCCCTCGATAAGAAGCACGATACTCAAAGAGAAGCTCTGCAGAAATTACAGCATCAATTTCAACAAGCTCAAGTTAAAGCTGCTCTCCATGCTTAA
- the LOC130899028 gene encoding mitochondrial import receptor subunit TOM20 homolog has product MVSPKAVLGICAGVSATLFLGYCIYFDNQRHNDPDFKKKLRQRRRNRRAAAASAGKRTNTVFPDLKDHEAVQRFFLQEIQLGEELLAAGDLENGVDHLGNAVAVCGQPNDLLQVLQQTLQPNVFHLLVKRLPTVAPRLMKAQSSTPSASLQEDDVE; this is encoded by the exons ATGGTATCGCCAAAAGCTGTTTTAGGTATATGTGCCGGGGTGTCAGCCACTTTATTTTTAGGATATTGCATATATTTCGACAACCAAAGACACAATGATCCcgattttaaaaagaaattgcgACAAA GAAGACGAAATAGAAGAGCTGCAGCTGCATCGGCCGGAAAAAGAACAAACACAGTATTTCCTGATCTAAAAGATCATGAAGCAGTACAAAGATTCTTCTTACAAGAGATCCAACTCGGCGAAGAGTTGCTCGCGGCAGGTGACCTTGAAAACGGAGTCGACCATCTTGGCAATGCAGTAGCCGTTTGCGGACAACCGAACGATCTTTTACAAGTCTTGCAACAAACGCTACAACCCAATGTGTTCCACTTACTCGTCAAAAGACTGCCGACTGTAGCACCACGTTTAATGAAGGCACAAAGTAGTACTCCGAGCGCATCTTTACAGGAAGATGATGTGGAGTGA